A genomic region of Campylobacter corcagiensis contains the following coding sequences:
- a CDS encoding ATP-binding protein — MSIQESLKYFFLGIKQSDEPYLYKNKDLTTHGVIIGMTGSGKTGLGITLIEEASLDNIPSIIIDPKGDMTNLALAFPDMKADDFLPYMDESEAQNKGFSTKELAIKTSSSWKNGIENSFQSLERVKAYKDSADVRIYTPKSSAGLGVSLLSDFIAPVGLNSEDLNSYISAITSSILSLLNVDSENLAAPEVVLLQQIFLENFLANKTVTIADLIHQIATPPFEKIGVFDVETFYPQTKRMALAMKLNSLFASPNFKMWCQGERLDISNMLFDENGKARCNVFTISHLNDDERMFFVTLLLNEIIRWMRTTQGTSSLRAIVYMDEIFGYFPPTSNPPSKTPMLTLLKQARAYGVGLVLSTQNPVDLDYKGLSNIGTWFIGRLQTAQDKERVISGLTGISGSAMQKDEILKLLSNLEKRKFLVKNINEDGLEVIGTRFALSYLKGPLSSEQISDLMVDKKKSIKTNVTTDISGLKPVISSDISEVYSYTGDLNLSPYLLGTAKVKFSHNDLVVEKDINLLYPLAGVNEVNWSDAEKTDVAFSSIKKDDSKYINPPSFITSSRNFNEFEKSLKEYIFRNVKLKLFTALGITSNFGEEKSEFLLRLHDKCNEILEAKTDKVEEKFKKEKLKLEDKLKKAQVRVDRETADVKSRGLDAVINIGSAILGAFLGSKTVSKTNMGKVATSAKSAGRVLDARKDVEFAKEALYSVEAEIEDLVAKNQKELEELKEIYNIKNLEIKTKEISAKKSDIFNEKVYLLWKS, encoded by the coding sequence GTGAGTATACAAGAGAGTTTGAAGTATTTTTTCTTAGGTATTAAGCAAAGTGATGAGCCATATCTTTATAAAAATAAAGATCTAACAACTCATGGAGTCATCATCGGTATGACAGGAAGTGGTAAAACTGGACTTGGAATCACTCTTATTGAGGAAGCAAGTCTTGATAATATACCATCAATTATTATCGATCCAAAGGGCGATATGACAAACCTTGCTCTTGCTTTTCCTGATATGAAAGCAGATGATTTTTTACCTTATATGGATGAGAGTGAAGCACAAAATAAAGGATTTAGCACTAAAGAATTAGCCATTAAAACTAGTAGTAGTTGGAAAAACGGCATTGAAAATTCATTTCAAAGCCTAGAAAGGGTTAAAGCCTATAAAGATAGCGCTGATGTTAGAATTTATACCCCAAAAAGTAGTGCTGGACTAGGCGTTAGCTTGCTAAGCGATTTTATAGCTCCTGTAGGGCTAAATAGTGAGGATTTAAACAGCTACATTTCAGCCATTACAAGTTCGATTTTATCTTTACTAAATGTCGATAGCGAGAATTTAGCCGCTCCTGAAGTTGTGCTTTTACAGCAAATTTTCTTAGAGAATTTCTTAGCTAATAAAACAGTAACAATAGCTGATCTTATCCACCAAATAGCCACTCCGCCATTTGAAAAAATAGGAGTTTTTGATGTTGAGACATTTTATCCACAAACTAAAAGAATGGCACTAGCTATGAAACTAAACTCGCTTTTTGCAAGTCCAAATTTTAAGATGTGGTGTCAAGGAGAAAGACTTGATATTTCAAATATGCTTTTTGATGAAAATGGCAAAGCAAGGTGCAATGTTTTTACGATTTCACATTTAAATGATGATGAAAGAATGTTTTTTGTAACGCTTTTGTTAAATGAGATTATACGCTGGATGAGAACTACTCAAGGAACTAGCAGTCTTAGAGCTATAGTTTATATGGATGAGATATTTGGATATTTTCCTCCAACTTCAAATCCACCTAGCAAAACCCCGATGCTTACACTTTTAAAACAGGCTAGAGCTTATGGTGTTGGGCTTGTTTTAAGCACGCAAAATCCAGTAGATTTAGATTATAAAGGGCTTTCAAATATCGGTACTTGGTTTATCGGTAGACTCCAAACCGCTCAAGATAAAGAAAGAGTCATAAGCGGACTAACTGGAATTAGTGGCAGTGCTATGCAAAAAGATGAAATTTTAAAGCTTTTATCAAATTTAGAAAAGCGTAAATTTCTAGTTAAAAACATAAATGAAGATGGCTTAGAAGTTATTGGCACAAGATTTGCACTTAGTTATTTAAAAGGTCCTTTAAGTAGTGAGCAAATTTCAGATCTTATGGTGGATAAAAAAAAGAGCATAAAAACAAATGTTACGACTGATATTTCTGGGTTAAAACCAGTAATATCTTCAGATATTAGTGAAGTTTATAGCTACACAGGGGATTTAAATTTATCACCATATCTTCTTGGAACTGCAAAGGTTAAATTTAGCCATAATGATTTAGTCGTAGAAAAAGATATAAATTTACTATATCCACTTGCTGGAGTAAATGAAGTAAACTGGAGCGATGCAGAAAAAACAGATGTCGCTTTTAGCAGTATAAAAAAAGATGACTCAAAATACATAAACCCGCCAAGCTTTATCACAAGTAGCAGGAATTTTAACGAATTTGAAAAGAGTTTAAAAGAGTATATTTTTAGAAATGTTAAACTTAAGCTTTTTACTGCTTTAGGCATTACTTCAAATTTTGGCGAAGAAAAAAGTGAGTTTTTGTTAAGACTTCATGATAAATGCAATGAAATTTTAGAAGCTAAAACTGATAAAGTAGAAGAGAAATTTAAAAAAGAAAAGCTAAAACTAGAAGATAAACTTAAAAAAGCACAAGTTAGAGTTGATAGAGAAACTGCTGATGTTAAATCAAGAGGGCTTGATGCGGTTATTAATATAGGAAGTGCGATTTTAGGGGCTTTTCTTGGAAGTAAAACAGTAAGCAAAACAAATATGGGCAAGGTTGCAACTAGTGCAAAAAGC